One region of Vibrio sp. FE10 genomic DNA includes:
- a CDS encoding helix-turn-helix transcriptional regulator, with the protein MIIIRKHDRVVIYKCTDDLLMQKRIGVMRNGQMSEVTSKQTKLAETAMTERVELNKKAVLTNKPVLTKKVALTKKLEQTEKQIIVTQGQTKQTSLAEGKFLSYQYNDQIFVHGGRCIELVDSNIVSTAHSAILITILLAGKLTFGYDDLEFDLDASNGPQGVVVNLTKPANFRRSLIQNNKMNKINILVKPQWVEPRLSDHCSNKSFLDSHKAFYELELNPDIIQLTNRLTSQATPTNFQDKLVVETLTQQLIAQTLSQMPIQCCQECTSEDINANPNGTDQSVVFDQNDNQVSAEKGFDAKIEDIISYIEINLDKPLSLESIAGRFSMSISNLQRRFKQSYNLTINGYIRHRRLDIARQHLERGLVSITEAAYEAGYQHPSNFTIAFKKAFGVPPHALAKHSTSRTS; encoded by the coding sequence ATGATAATAATTCGCAAACATGATAGGGTTGTAATTTATAAATGCACAGATGATTTGCTCATGCAGAAACGCATAGGTGTTATGAGGAACGGTCAAATGAGTGAAGTAACATCAAAGCAAACTAAACTTGCCGAAACGGCTATGACTGAAAGAGTCGAATTAAACAAGAAAGCTGTGTTAACGAACAAACCAGTGTTAACTAAAAAAGTCGCTTTGACCAAAAAGCTCGAGCAGACTGAAAAGCAGATCATTGTGACACAAGGGCAGACCAAGCAGACATCACTTGCTGAAGGCAAATTCCTTTCTTACCAATACAATGACCAAATCTTTGTTCATGGCGGTCGTTGTATTGAATTAGTAGACAGCAACATCGTATCGACGGCTCACTCCGCTATCTTGATTACCATTCTTCTCGCAGGGAAACTCACCTTTGGCTATGACGATCTTGAGTTCGATCTCGATGCCAGTAATGGGCCACAAGGCGTAGTAGTAAACTTAACCAAACCTGCCAACTTTAGGCGTTCACTAATCCAAAACAATAAGATGAATAAAATTAACATCTTGGTTAAGCCTCAATGGGTAGAGCCTCGTTTAAGCGACCACTGTTCTAACAAGTCATTCCTAGATTCACACAAAGCGTTTTACGAGTTAGAGCTAAACCCTGACATCATTCAATTAACGAACAGATTAACCAGCCAAGCGACACCGACCAACTTTCAAGACAAGCTCGTCGTCGAGACGTTGACCCAACAATTGATCGCTCAAACTCTTTCTCAGATGCCTATACAATGTTGCCAAGAGTGCACTTCTGAGGACATTAACGCTAATCCAAACGGCACGGATCAGAGTGTTGTTTTTGACCAAAACGATAACCAAGTTTCGGCTGAAAAAGGGTTCGATGCCAAGATAGAAGACATCATCAGCTACATTGAAATCAACTTAGATAAGCCACTCAGTCTTGAAAGCATCGCAGGTCGATTCTCAATGAGTATCTCCAACTTACAGCGTCGATTTAAGCAATCTTACAATCTCACTATCAATGGTTATATCCGACACCGACGCTTAGATATAGCGCGCCAGCACTTAGAACGAGGCTTGGTATCAATAACCGAAGCAGCCTATGAGGCAGGTTATCAGCACCCTTCTAACTTCACCATTGCTTTCAAGAAAGCGTTTGGTGTGCCGCCTCATGCACTTGCTAAGCACTCAACATCAAGAACGAGTTAG
- a CDS encoding TonB-dependent siderophore receptor codes for MESPVNSTIKLSALCIAIASAFSSPVIAEENTSHFDEVVVWGTRVSSNTESIIADDMSLKQADHMSDLLREIPGVDVGGTHSVNQRITIRGLSETDLDIRLDGASQHANMFHHIGNLTLNPDILKSADIQVGNNSVTQNGLGGSVLFETKDAKDLLRYDESFGARVYGGYATNASQQGSLTVYGLLSDKVDAMLYSHYMSRDDFKDGDGNETFGSEGDVYNILGKIGYELSDLHRFELSYDLYRDSGDYSPRPDMSGGANEGLSNDILIPTDYDRDTITASYELRGESHQGNVTLYNTETEIQRDESVMAPRWPSNRLSNNAAKNQNFGLNAKFQSDYRLMSFDNIATYGFDYMDKSSSSYIGSSKFMDESAISTALFVEDQFYFTQAFSITAGVRFDDYQRKAETGNDDFDDVTWSLATQWDVTQDWTLFASIRSLFKGPELMETFIVYQDAAFLADDIKAETGQNTQGGVRFDKRLDNHFIGANLTVFQTNIDDYIAEEYQPANQSYLIYNLGDVEIKGFEASLSYGYEMFNSKLSYARSDTKNKDTGGAVAGGNGRSIDMGDSITLTLDYQSEALETIFGWNSMLVKDEDNVFDGQPIKEGYDVHNLYAQWVPSNVDGLSVTFGIDNVFDEQYTSHASRSGTERGFTLDDYEPGRNYKLSAAYQF; via the coding sequence ATGGAAAGCCCAGTCAACTCAACAATCAAGCTTTCAGCCCTCTGTATTGCAATTGCCAGCGCGTTTAGTAGCCCGGTGATTGCAGAGGAAAACACATCGCACTTTGATGAAGTGGTGGTGTGGGGAACGAGAGTATCAAGCAACACTGAATCGATCATTGCCGATGACATGTCACTCAAGCAAGCTGACCATATGTCAGATCTACTGCGTGAGATTCCCGGTGTTGATGTTGGGGGAACGCACTCGGTGAACCAACGAATTACCATCCGTGGCTTAAGCGAAACTGACTTAGACATTCGACTCGATGGTGCTTCTCAGCACGCCAATATGTTCCACCATATCGGTAACTTGACGCTTAACCCTGACATCTTGAAATCGGCCGATATCCAAGTCGGTAATAACTCGGTTACGCAAAATGGACTAGGCGGTTCGGTGCTTTTTGAAACCAAAGATGCGAAAGATCTGCTTCGTTATGACGAGAGTTTTGGCGCTCGTGTTTATGGCGGCTACGCAACGAATGCAAGTCAGCAAGGTTCTTTAACTGTGTATGGTTTGTTGTCGGATAAGGTTGATGCCATGCTCTACAGTCACTATATGAGCCGTGATGATTTTAAGGACGGCGACGGCAATGAAACCTTCGGCTCAGAAGGGGACGTGTATAACATTCTCGGTAAGATTGGTTATGAACTGAGTGACTTACACCGCTTTGAACTCTCTTATGATCTCTACCGTGATAGTGGTGATTACAGCCCGCGTCCAGATATGTCGGGTGGCGCGAATGAAGGCTTGTCTAACGATATTCTCATTCCTACTGACTATGACCGTGACACGATAACGGCTAGCTATGAGCTACGTGGCGAAAGTCACCAAGGTAACGTGACTCTGTACAACACAGAAACTGAAATTCAGCGTGATGAAAGCGTTATGGCACCGCGTTGGCCTTCGAATCGTTTATCTAATAACGCGGCGAAGAACCAAAACTTTGGCTTGAACGCGAAGTTCCAATCGGACTATCGCTTGATGTCGTTTGATAACATCGCGACCTATGGTTTTGACTACATGGACAAGTCATCAAGCAGCTATATCGGCAGCAGTAAGTTTATGGACGAGTCAGCAATTTCTACCGCACTTTTTGTTGAAGACCAATTCTACTTTACCCAAGCCTTTTCTATCACTGCGGGCGTCCGCTTCGATGATTATCAACGCAAAGCCGAAACTGGTAACGACGACTTTGACGACGTGACATGGTCGCTGGCAACACAATGGGATGTCACTCAAGATTGGACGTTGTTTGCCAGCATACGCTCGTTGTTCAAAGGCCCAGAGTTGATGGAAACCTTTATCGTTTATCAAGATGCTGCGTTTTTAGCGGACGATATTAAAGCCGAAACCGGGCAGAACACGCAAGGTGGCGTGCGTTTTGATAAGCGTTTAGATAACCACTTCATCGGAGCAAACCTAACCGTATTCCAAACCAATATCGATGATTACATAGCTGAAGAGTATCAGCCCGCGAACCAGAGTTACTTGATTTACAACTTAGGCGACGTGGAAATAAAAGGCTTCGAAGCTAGCCTGTCTTATGGCTACGAGATGTTTAACAGTAAGCTGTCTTATGCACGTTCAGATACTAAAAATAAAGACACAGGCGGCGCTGTCGCGGGTGGAAATGGACGCAGTATTGATATGGGTGACAGCATCACGCTAACACTGGATTATCAGTCTGAAGCGCTAGAAACGATCTTTGGTTGGAACTCAATGTTGGTGAAAGACGAAGACAATGTATTCGATGGTCAGCCAATTAAAGAAGGTTACGATGTTCATAACCTTTACGCTCAATGGGTGCCATCAAATGTTGACGGACTGTCTGTTACCTTTGGTATCGATAACGTGTTTGATGAGCAATACACCTCACACGCATCTCGTTCAGGCACAGAAAGAGGCTTTACCTTGGATGACTATGAACCTGGCCGTAACTACAAGCTTTCTGCCGCGTATCAGTTCTAG
- a CDS encoding ADP-ribosylglycohydrolase family protein: protein MDNHKQRAFCAVVGALVGDAASMGLHWLYDQERILQVAGFEPEFRSPNQFDYQDKGYFAHQGKTAGDQSQYGAQLLAMVDSLVDNQQYDEASYIKHFRFWFDFGGSWQGYIDKATRMSLLNMHQLELTDAPITACGADDTQLPAVSKLIPLVACTYTSHTLPAMVESAVRVTNNNDKAVEWAQAITLLIQAAIQGNSPLQSVEMVRQTCSKFIHDQIDEALTEPELSITDAAKKFGLHCELNAAFPLLIRIIAGAQSFKQGIRDNILCGGDSCGRAIVIGAVLAACFYEEDGAIPTEWLNQVELNGGVLSLPIE from the coding sequence ATGGACAATCATAAACAAAGAGCTTTTTGCGCCGTTGTGGGCGCATTGGTTGGAGACGCCGCTTCAATGGGGCTGCATTGGCTGTATGACCAAGAGAGGATCTTACAGGTTGCTGGTTTTGAGCCAGAATTTCGTTCGCCAAACCAGTTCGATTATCAAGACAAAGGCTACTTCGCGCACCAAGGAAAAACCGCAGGTGATCAATCGCAATACGGTGCTCAGTTATTGGCGATGGTCGACAGCCTAGTCGACAATCAACAATACGATGAAGCGAGTTACATTAAGCACTTCCGTTTCTGGTTTGATTTTGGTGGCAGTTGGCAAGGCTACATTGATAAAGCGACTCGTATGAGCTTGCTGAACATGCATCAATTGGAGCTAACTGATGCCCCAATCACAGCCTGTGGCGCTGATGACACCCAATTACCTGCGGTTTCAAAACTTATTCCTTTGGTGGCATGTACCTACACTTCTCACACCTTACCGGCTATGGTCGAGAGTGCGGTTCGAGTCACTAATAATAATGATAAAGCGGTAGAGTGGGCACAAGCCATCACCCTACTGATTCAAGCTGCGATACAAGGTAATTCACCACTACAATCGGTAGAAATGGTAAGACAGACCTGCAGCAAGTTTATACACGATCAAATCGATGAAGCACTGACTGAACCTGAGCTTTCAATAACAGATGCCGCGAAGAAGTTTGGACTCCATTGTGAATTGAATGCCGCGTTCCCATTGCTAATTCGCATCATTGCTGGCGCTCAAAGCTTTAAACAAGGCATTCGAGATAACATCTTATGTGGCGGTGATAGTTGCGGACGTGCGATCGTGATTGGCGCGGTATTAGCAGCCTGCTTCTACGAAGAAGACGGCGCAATTCCAACAGAATGGCTAAACCAAGTCGAACTCAATGGTGGTGTCTTGTCTCTGCCAATTGAATAG
- a CDS encoding amino acid ABC transporter permease, producing the protein MSSTSALSTPKPNLHMKPWYQRLNLLDGVLFAIICAFAGWLYYRSSVGINYQWRWEDAFTLIFIPPSQGSIPYFFQGLVATLRLSLWSMVLALSFGTLLGVARHSKIAFFKTPALIFIQLVRNIPPLVFVFIFYFFVSNQLIPLLGLESILREHNGEINAVQDFLFGPANLWENLASGVICIGLLSSAYIAEVIRAGLESIPKGQWEAADSLGLSAFSKYRFVVGPQVLTAITPPLAGQAISLVKDTSIVSLISIQEMTFVGTEMANSSGLIFEIWLIVGAVYFALCFTLSSIFKVIEQRSSVYLNR; encoded by the coding sequence GTGAGTAGTACTAGCGCATTATCAACGCCCAAGCCCAACCTTCACATGAAGCCTTGGTATCAACGCCTCAATCTCTTAGATGGTGTGTTGTTTGCCATTATTTGTGCGTTCGCAGGTTGGCTTTATTATCGTTCTTCTGTCGGTATCAACTATCAGTGGCGATGGGAAGACGCGTTCACATTAATTTTTATTCCACCTTCTCAAGGCAGTATTCCCTACTTCTTCCAAGGCTTGGTCGCAACATTGCGTTTGAGCTTATGGAGCATGGTGTTAGCGCTCTCTTTCGGCACACTGTTAGGGGTAGCAAGACACTCTAAGATCGCTTTCTTCAAAACACCGGCGCTGATTTTCATCCAGTTGGTTCGAAATATTCCACCATTGGTATTTGTGTTTATCTTTTACTTCTTTGTCTCTAACCAGCTGATCCCACTACTTGGCTTAGAAAGCATTTTACGTGAACACAATGGCGAAATTAACGCTGTTCAAGATTTCCTATTCGGGCCCGCAAACCTATGGGAAAACTTAGCCTCTGGTGTTATCTGTATTGGCCTGCTCTCTTCCGCTTATATCGCTGAGGTGATTCGAGCTGGTTTAGAAAGCATTCCTAAAGGGCAATGGGAAGCGGCTGATTCGCTCGGGTTGTCTGCATTCTCTAAATATCGATTTGTAGTTGGCCCTCAGGTATTAACGGCGATTACACCACCTTTGGCAGGTCAGGCAATTTCGTTGGTTAAAGACACCTCAATTGTGTCATTGATTTCGATTCAAGAAATGACGTTTGTTGGCACCGAAATGGCCAACTCTTCCGGTTTGATCTTCGAGATCTGGTTGATTGTAGGCGCGGTCTACTTCGCACTATGTTTCACTCTTTCAAGTATTTTCAAAGTAATCGAGCAACGATCGAGTGTTTATCTAAACCGCTAA
- a CDS encoding transporter substrate-binding domain-containing protein, whose amino-acid sequence MKLFKTAITALLALAVSLPALASETPNLDKINERGSIRVGMSTFVPWAMRNKQGDLVGFEIDVAKRLAEDSGWKVEFVPTAWDGIIPSLLSNKFDAIIGGLSITEARSKSVLFTEPYSHSGVQLAANKELAEGFTQISDFDSRRVKIAARRGAFTVQVARETFPKAKVLQFDDDAQAFQEVLNGNAHAVIASSPKPEHEAIKNADTLFIPFEERLSKGNEAFAVRLGETDKTEFFNAWIKARTEDGWLKERYEYWFSTLDWQDQIAQGQ is encoded by the coding sequence ATGAAGCTATTTAAAACCGCAATTACAGCTCTACTTGCGCTTGCCGTAAGTTTGCCTGCACTTGCATCTGAAACGCCTAACCTAGACAAAATCAACGAACGCGGCTCTATTCGTGTTGGTATGTCGACTTTTGTACCTTGGGCGATGCGTAACAAACAAGGCGACCTTGTTGGCTTTGAAATCGATGTGGCAAAACGCCTCGCTGAAGATTCAGGCTGGAAAGTTGAGTTCGTACCGACGGCATGGGACGGCATCATTCCTTCTCTACTGTCGAACAAGTTTGATGCGATCATCGGCGGTTTGTCTATCACTGAAGCGCGCTCTAAGAGTGTATTGTTTACTGAACCATATTCTCACTCAGGTGTTCAATTGGCAGCAAACAAAGAGTTAGCTGAAGGCTTTACTCAGATCTCTGATTTCGATTCTCGTCGCGTGAAAATTGCAGCACGTCGCGGCGCATTCACAGTTCAAGTGGCTCGTGAAACCTTCCCGAAAGCAAAAGTACTTCAGTTCGATGACGATGCTCAAGCATTCCAAGAAGTGTTAAACGGCAATGCACACGCGGTTATCGCGTCTAGCCCGAAACCAGAACACGAAGCGATTAAAAACGCAGACACGTTATTCATTCCATTTGAAGAGCGTCTGTCAAAAGGTAACGAAGCGTTCGCTGTGCGCCTAGGCGAAACAGACAAAACAGAATTCTTCAACGCGTGGATCAAAGCACGTACTGAAGACGGTTGGTTGAAAGAGCGTTACGAGTACTGGTTCTCTACTCTAGATTGGCAAGATCAGATTGCTCAAGGTCAGTAA
- a CDS encoding amino acid ABC transporter permease, whose translation MLLKIVKPALSALVQIIVLAAAVIWILDSGAQAMGYSWQWERVPDYIAFYEDGEWWPAELMEGLLVTINISLISLVATLIIGLTTALLRNSNSVVGRTLATSYVELIRNTPLLVQIYLLYFVFGPVLGLDRFSTAVLALALFQGAYTAEIFRAGLNGIAKGQFEAAQSLGLSKTYTYWDVILPQVIQRTLPPLTNEVISLIKNSSIVSVMAIFDLTTEARNIVSETAMPFEIWFSVAIIYLALTLSLSAVAAWLEHKLGANWRTQ comes from the coding sequence ATGCTGCTTAAAATAGTGAAACCTGCCCTATCCGCATTGGTACAAATTATTGTGCTCGCGGCTGCAGTTATCTGGATCCTCGATTCTGGTGCTCAAGCCATGGGATACAGCTGGCAATGGGAGCGAGTGCCCGACTACATCGCCTTTTATGAAGACGGTGAATGGTGGCCTGCAGAATTGATGGAAGGTTTGCTAGTCACCATTAATATCTCTCTGATTTCTTTGGTCGCTACACTAATCATTGGTTTAACCACAGCCCTGTTACGCAATTCTAATTCTGTGGTTGGTCGTACCCTAGCCACCAGCTATGTCGAGTTGATTCGTAACACGCCGTTATTAGTACAAATTTATTTGCTCTATTTTGTCTTTGGCCCTGTATTGGGGCTAGACCGCTTTAGCACCGCTGTTTTAGCCTTGGCACTTTTCCAAGGGGCGTACACTGCCGAAATATTTCGTGCAGGTTTAAATGGCATTGCTAAAGGACAATTTGAAGCAGCTCAATCTTTGGGCTTATCAAAGACCTATACTTATTGGGATGTGATTCTTCCTCAGGTGATTCAACGCACGTTGCCGCCTCTAACGAATGAAGTTATCTCTCTTATTAAAAACTCTTCGATTGTGAGTGTCATGGCTATTTTCGACCTGACAACCGAAGCCAGAAACATTGTTTCTGAAACCGCGATGCCATTTGAGATCTGGTTCTCTGTGGCGATCATTTATCTTGCACTTACACTTTCACTTTCTGCCGTTGCTGCTTGGCTTGAGCATAAGCTCGGAGCTAACTGGCGAACACAATAA
- a CDS encoding amino acid ABC transporter ATP-binding protein yields MNNDLNNLKEMVKFKSLNKWYGDFHALKDIDLKIEQGEIVVICGPSGSGKSTLIRCINQLEPFESGALSVLEQALPCKFNTPGQVGMVFQHFHLFPHLTVLENLTLSPIRTLKKSKEEAEKTAMHYLECVHIAEQANKYPAQLSGGQQQRVAIARSLCMKPELLLFDEPTSALDPEMINEVLDVMVELASEGITMVCVTHEMGFAKRVADRVIFMDEGQIVESNTPLCLFENPQHERTQAFLNQILTY; encoded by the coding sequence ATGAACAACGATTTGAACAATCTCAAGGAAATGGTTAAGTTTAAGTCACTTAACAAGTGGTATGGTGATTTTCATGCCCTAAAGGATATCGATTTAAAGATTGAACAAGGAGAAATAGTGGTGATTTGCGGACCGTCTGGTTCGGGTAAATCAACCTTGATCCGCTGTATCAATCAGCTAGAACCCTTCGAGAGTGGCGCGCTTTCCGTGCTAGAACAAGCGCTCCCGTGTAAGTTCAACACTCCTGGCCAGGTTGGAATGGTGTTTCAGCACTTCCATTTATTCCCCCATCTTACTGTGCTTGAAAACCTGACTCTGTCTCCGATTCGTACGCTCAAGAAAAGCAAAGAAGAAGCAGAGAAAACAGCGATGCATTATCTCGAATGTGTACACATTGCAGAGCAAGCCAATAAATACCCAGCTCAGCTTTCTGGTGGTCAACAACAGCGTGTGGCGATTGCTCGCTCTCTTTGTATGAAACCTGAACTGCTGTTGTTTGATGAGCCGACATCTGCCCTTGATCCGGAAATGATCAACGAGGTACTTGATGTGATGGTTGAGCTCGCGAGTGAAGGCATTACCATGGTGTGTGTGACTCATGAAATGGGCTTTGCGAAACGTGTTGCCGACCGTGTCATTTTTATGGATGAAGGACAAATCGTGGAATCCAACACGCCACTGTGTTTATTCGAGAACCCTCAACACGAGCGTACTCAAGCGTTCCTAAATCAGATTCTGACTTACTGA
- a CDS encoding iron-containing alcohol dehydrogenase: MQFTYVNPTVIHFGQGQINAISQAVDTSKKVLVIYGGGSIKSNGVYDQVVASLKDHAWIEFAGVEANPTKETLDKAVALVKEENVEFIIAVGGGSVIDGSKYVAAAAKYDGDGWDILAGKHQVTEATPIGAVLTLPATGSESNMGAVITRKATQEKLAFMNPAVQPKFAVMDPDVMKSLPERQLINGLVDAWVHVCEQYITMPTDAMVQDGYAETLLKNLLVLGKQYDERDNDAWRANLMWTANQALNGLIGTGVPQDWATHMIGHEFTALWHVDHARSLAIVQPSLLRNQIEAKRGKLEQMGRNVFGLEAGADLAERTITAIEAFYHSLDVATMFDGYEATKAAAIDNVVAQLESHGYLQLGENQAITPEKTREILESAIH; this comes from the coding sequence ATGCAATTTACTTATGTTAACCCTACTGTGATTCACTTTGGCCAAGGTCAAATCAACGCTATCAGCCAAGCGGTTGATACATCAAAGAAAGTACTTGTCATCTACGGTGGCGGTTCAATCAAAAGCAATGGCGTTTACGACCAGGTAGTCGCATCTCTTAAAGATCACGCTTGGATTGAATTCGCGGGTGTTGAAGCAAACCCTACAAAAGAGACGCTAGACAAAGCAGTCGCTCTTGTTAAAGAAGAAAACGTAGAATTCATTATCGCTGTTGGCGGTGGTTCGGTAATCGATGGTTCTAAGTATGTGGCTGCAGCGGCTAAATACGACGGTGACGGTTGGGACATCCTAGCGGGCAAACACCAAGTAACAGAAGCAACACCAATCGGTGCAGTACTGACGCTTCCTGCTACGGGTTCTGAATCTAACATGGGTGCAGTAATCACGCGTAAAGCGACTCAAGAGAAACTGGCATTCATGAACCCTGCAGTACAGCCTAAGTTTGCGGTAATGGACCCAGATGTAATGAAGTCTCTGCCTGAACGCCAATTGATCAACGGTTTAGTTGATGCTTGGGTACACGTGTGTGAGCAATACATCACAATGCCAACAGACGCGATGGTTCAAGACGGTTACGCAGAAACACTGCTGAAAAACCTACTTGTACTGGGTAAGCAATACGACGAGCGTGACAACGACGCATGGCGTGCAAACCTAATGTGGACAGCAAACCAAGCGCTAAACGGCCTGATTGGTACTGGCGTTCCTCAAGATTGGGCAACACACATGATTGGCCACGAGTTCACAGCACTATGGCACGTAGACCACGCACGCTCACTTGCGATTGTTCAACCTTCACTACTTCGTAACCAAATCGAAGCGAAGCGTGGCAAGCTAGAGCAAATGGGTCGTAACGTATTTGGCCTAGAAGCGGGTGCTGACCTAGCAGAACGTACAATCACTGCAATCGAGGCGTTCTACCACAGCCTAGACGTTGCAACTATGTTCGACGGCTACGAAGCAACTAAAGCGGCAGCAATCGACAACGTTGTTGCTCAACTTGAATCACACGGTTACCTACAACTAGGTGAGAACCAAGCAATCACGCCAGAGAAAACGCGTGAGATTCTAGAGTCTGCGATTCACTAA
- a CDS encoding AraC family transcriptional regulator: MNTLAQLMQSYVEYKGWNDLEGIRETEIEGVWFYRSSGGNQRQPFTYQSGIIMLGQGKKNIYIGERPVTYAAGDYLVVGVPMPLECEALPVDGEPLLGLSINIDSQRLHSLVKKLEDQGFLESYCNKHKQNSSGLESTPMEEQMLDSFTRLIKTLHCDIEANILGDALVSEIVYRALTGSEGRVLFDLAHHDGHYARVAKALSKVHEEYDQTITVQSLADEANMSVSAFHNAFRNVTFESPLQYLKKVRLNKAKELIQSEGLRINDAARRVGYSSPSQFSREFKRHFNTTPRAV; the protein is encoded by the coding sequence ATGAATACACTCGCTCAGTTAATGCAGTCTTACGTAGAATACAAAGGTTGGAATGATCTCGAAGGGATCAGAGAAACTGAGATCGAGGGCGTCTGGTTTTACCGAAGCAGCGGTGGTAACCAACGCCAACCTTTTACCTATCAGTCTGGCATCATCATGCTTGGGCAGGGCAAAAAGAACATCTATATTGGCGAAAGGCCTGTTACTTACGCTGCGGGTGATTACCTTGTCGTCGGAGTACCAATGCCATTAGAGTGCGAAGCCTTACCTGTTGATGGTGAACCTTTGCTTGGTTTGTCTATCAACATTGATTCTCAGCGTTTACACAGTTTGGTGAAAAAGCTAGAAGACCAAGGTTTTCTCGAAAGCTACTGCAACAAGCATAAGCAGAACTCGAGTGGTTTAGAGTCGACACCCATGGAAGAGCAGATGCTAGACAGCTTTACTCGACTGATCAAAACACTGCATTGCGACATCGAAGCCAACATACTGGGCGATGCGCTCGTCAGTGAAATTGTTTATCGCGCACTAACAGGTTCAGAAGGACGTGTGTTGTTCGATCTTGCCCATCACGACGGCCATTACGCACGTGTTGCCAAAGCACTGTCTAAAGTACATGAAGAGTATGACCAAACCATTACCGTTCAATCGTTGGCCGATGAAGCGAACATGAGTGTGTCTGCTTTCCACAATGCTTTTCGTAATGTCACCTTCGAATCGCCCCTTCAATACTTGAAGAAGGTAAGGCTCAACAAAGCCAAAGAGCTGATTCAGTCAGAAGGCCTGCGAATCAATGACGCTGCACGCCGAGTCGGCTACTCCAGCCCATCCCAATTCAGCCGTGAATTTAAGCGCCACTTCAACACAACCCCAAGAGCAGTGTAG
- a CDS encoding cupin domain-containing protein, producing the protein MIRNFYTCDKEVDHNSHGGDGEIDIYRAFRRKDFDGAWDFAIRVVMPPGSSMGEHTHGDDEEMYIILKGEGTMIIEGKEEHVTSGDMVVNKRFGTHSLINTSANQIELLIIQASQK; encoded by the coding sequence ATGATACGTAATTTTTATACGTGCGATAAAGAAGTCGACCACAACAGTCATGGAGGAGATGGAGAGATTGATATTTATCGAGCCTTTCGCCGGAAGGACTTTGATGGTGCTTGGGATTTTGCTATTCGTGTCGTAATGCCACCTGGTAGTTCAATGGGAGAGCATACTCATGGAGATGATGAAGAAATGTATATCATCTTGAAGGGCGAGGGAACGATGATTATCGAGGGTAAAGAAGAGCACGTTACTTCAGGTGATATGGTAGTCAACAAGCGATTCGGTACACATAGTTTAATTAACACGTCTGCTAATCAAATAGAGTTGCTAATCATTCAAGCTAGTCAAAAATAA